In Deinococcus sp. QL22, the following are encoded in one genomic region:
- the pilM gene encoding type IV pilus assembly protein PilM: MSSFLNRLLNPRPSAIGVEIGTSAIKVVALRPGSPPSLLHAVMVPTPIGSMRDGMVVEPQAVATELKNLLAQHRITTKYAVTAVPNQSAVTRNIMVPRMERKDLQEAIKWEAERYIPYPIDEVSLDFDVLDDISTIPPDGQMEVVIAAAPTEAIARQVEVLRLAGLEPTVVDLKSFATLRALRGNLLGEHLTKSTLTGTNYTEAGEVALVMEIGASSSVINLVRGDRVLMARNINVSADDFTTALQKAFDLDFTAAEDVKLGYATATTPTEDEEDLLNFDMAREQYSPARVFEVVRPVLGDLITEIRRSLEFYRVQSGDVVIDRTFLAGGGAKLRGLAAAISDALGFRVEVASPWLTVQTDQANVDTGYLQTNAPEFTVPLGLALRGVMNRG, encoded by the coding sequence ATGTCGAGCTTCTTGAACCGCCTACTTAATCCGCGCCCATCTGCAATCGGCGTGGAAATTGGCACGAGCGCCATCAAGGTTGTTGCGCTGCGTCCCGGCTCTCCCCCGTCCTTGTTACATGCCGTGATGGTGCCTACGCCCATCGGCAGCATGCGCGACGGCATGGTGGTCGAGCCTCAGGCCGTGGCCACCGAACTGAAGAACCTGCTGGCCCAACACCGCATTACCACCAAATACGCCGTGACCGCCGTACCCAACCAGTCGGCGGTCACGCGCAACATCATGGTGCCGCGCATGGAACGCAAAGACCTTCAGGAGGCCATCAAGTGGGAGGCGGAGCGCTATATTCCGTACCCCATCGATGAGGTCAGCCTGGATTTTGACGTTCTGGACGACATCAGCACGATTCCGCCCGACGGACAGATGGAGGTCGTGATTGCCGCCGCGCCCACCGAAGCCATTGCGCGGCAGGTGGAAGTGTTGCGGCTGGCCGGGCTGGAGCCGACTGTGGTCGATCTGAAAAGTTTTGCCACGCTGCGTGCCCTGCGCGGCAACCTGTTGGGCGAACACCTGACCAAAAGCACCCTGACCGGCACCAATTACACGGAAGCCGGAGAGGTGGCGCTGGTGATGGAAATCGGCGCGAGCAGCAGCGTGATCAATCTGGTACGCGGTGACCGGGTGCTGATGGCACGCAACATCAACGTGTCTGCCGACGACTTCACGACGGCCCTGCAAAAAGCCTTCGATCTGGACTTTACCGCCGCCGAGGACGTGAAACTGGGTTACGCCACCGCCACCACGCCCACCGAGGACGAGGAAGACCTGCTGAACTTCGATATGGCCCGCGAGCAGTACAGCCCCGCCCGCGTGTTCGAGGTGGTGCGCCCCGTGCTGGGCGACCTGATCACCGAAATTCGGCGTTCGCTGGAGTTTTACCGGGTGCAGAGCGGCGACGTGGTCATTGACCGCACCTTTTTGGCAGGTGGCGGGGCCAAACTGCGCGGTCTGGCGGCGGCCATAAGTGACGCGCTGGGCTTCCGGGTAGAGGTCGCGAGTCCTTGGCTGACGGTGCAAACCGATCAGGCCAACGTGGATACCGGCTACCTGCAAACCAACGCGCCCGAATTTACGGTGCCGCTGGGCCTCGCGCTGCGGGGGGTGATGAACCGTGGTTGA
- a CDS encoding fimbrial assembly protein → MVEINLLPQQYRKNNEPNGWRLATYALIPVTIAAILIPEVVTATRVGDLQKQRDALQGEVVALTAAKQEFDALTATETQLKQVTDIATQLRDRKTYWSNDLATFTAQLPAGSNVALTSMNVRPVEATALTALQQTGVYIGKNVQREIELSGTARSQQAVVNFLNAYETNPKFGVNFRSLQNDQATGTYTFAATVGMVGAEPVAAAPTDAAGAAGAPAAAPVAPATGATQ, encoded by the coding sequence GTGGTTGAGATCAACCTGCTGCCTCAGCAGTACCGCAAAAACAATGAACCGAACGGGTGGCGGCTGGCGACTTATGCCCTGATCCCCGTAACAATCGCTGCCATCCTCATTCCCGAAGTAGTAACCGCGACCCGCGTGGGCGACCTGCAAAAGCAGCGCGACGCCCTGCAAGGCGAAGTCGTGGCTCTCACGGCTGCCAAGCAGGAATTTGACGCCCTGACCGCCACCGAAACCCAACTGAAGCAGGTGACCGATATTGCGACCCAATTGCGTGACCGCAAAACGTACTGGTCAAACGATCTGGCGACCTTTACGGCGCAGCTTCCGGCGGGCAGCAACGTGGCCCTGACCAGCATGAACGTGCGCCCGGTCGAGGCCACCGCCTTGACCGCGCTGCAACAAACCGGCGTGTACATCGGCAAAAACGTGCAGCGTGAAATAGAACTGTCCGGTACGGCCCGCAGCCAGCAGGCGGTGGTAAATTTCTTGAACGCCTACGAAACCAATCCTAAATTCGGCGTGAACTTCCGCAGCCTGCAAAACGACCAAGCCACCGGAACCTATACCTTTGCCGCCACGGTGGGCATGGTGGGCGCAGAACCCGTTGCTGCCGCCCCCACCGACGCCGCAGGCGCAGCCGGGGCACCTGCCGCTGCTCCTGTGGCACCGGCGACGGGGGCCACCCAATGA
- a CDS encoding type 4a pilus biogenesis protein PilO, with the protein MTASKLDARSIFLIALVSCVALIAGWYYLRFQPRQAQIVQLQTEVDSAQTQADLYRSASVRLPDLRTRVAALEVEQSQFLRALPDAAQFGTVLDEVRRNVTAAGAQLSSFNVQTGTGTNLPSGVRPISLTVGVGGQFTQVFQAIRSIETMNRFTNVTAVGIQVPQASSFNPPLESTIGLTVYTFDASQATPVAADGTPEAPAAGAVPATDAASGGVR; encoded by the coding sequence ATGACCGCCAGCAAACTCGATGCCCGCTCTATTTTCCTCATCGCACTCGTGAGCTGTGTGGCCCTGATCGCCGGGTGGTACTACCTGCGTTTTCAGCCCCGGCAGGCGCAGATCGTACAGCTTCAAACCGAGGTAGACAGTGCCCAGACGCAGGCCGACCTGTACCGCAGCGCCTCTGTACGGCTGCCCGACCTGCGTACCCGTGTGGCCGCGCTGGAAGTCGAGCAGAGCCAGTTTTTGCGGGCGCTTCCCGATGCCGCGCAGTTCGGCACCGTGCTCGACGAAGTCCGGCGTAACGTGACCGCTGCCGGAGCGCAACTGAGTTCGTTTAATGTCCAGACGGGCACAGGCACCAATTTGCCCAGCGGCGTGCGGCCTATTTCCCTCACGGTGGGTGTGGGCGGGCAGTTTACGCAGGTGTTTCAGGCGATCCGTTCCATAGAAACCATGAACCGCTTTACCAACGTCACGGCGGTGGGCATTCAGGTGCCGCAGGCGTCCAGCTTCAATCCTCCCCTGGAAAGCACGATTGGCCTGACGGTGTACACCTTCGATGCTTCGCAGGCCACGCCAGTCGCAGCGGACGGCACGCCTGAGGCTCCGGCAGCAGGGGCTGTACCCGCCACAGACGCCGCATCTGGAGGTGTCCGGTGA